The Scomber japonicus isolate fScoJap1 chromosome 13, fScoJap1.pri, whole genome shotgun sequence genome includes a window with the following:
- the slc12a9 gene encoding solute carrier family 12 member 9, which produces MSNERTPLINTGVCGLSVTSVACGAVSDGSPESNAGSPSKDPRKLNTFFGVMVPTILSMFSIVLFLRTGFVVGHAGLIQGLSMVIVAYTIISLTILSICAISTNGAIQGGGAYYMISRSLGPEFGGSIGLMFFLAKVCACGEYVLGLVEAILDVFGSDPESSVSEGVRVLPQGYWYTVLYSAVVLLLCLLVCLVGAHIYSRTAFIILLVVTVSLLSIFISSVAVKPQNYVITHPGPGNQTLRYNASYTGFSATTLRNNLGSGYSLDYSTNSVMSFATVFAVMFTSCTGIMAGANMSGELKTPSVSIPKGTIIAVLYTFIVYVLLFLLVSATCDRTLLIQDYGFLQRINIWPPFVTIGIYCASLSAAMCSMIGASRILHALALDQLFGLPLAPAAITSSSGNPWVAVLYTWGLAQCVVFAGQLNAIASLVTVFYLLAYAAVDLACLALEWASAPNFRPTFQLFSWHTCLLGILSCLVMMFVINPVYSSGSIVLLLLLLLFLHYRSPTSSWGYISQALIFHQVRKYLLMLDVRKDHVKFWRPQVLLMVANPRSSCQLILFVNQLKKGGLYVLGHVQLGDLDSLPSDPVQQQYNFWLSLVDKLGVKAFVDLTLSPSVRQGTQHLLRITGLGGMKPNMLILGFYDSSTPEDFFLQDSAFCDSSIGQGSEGEYNFGIDLPSLQAHFPPVRHIESPRWLSPEEYVGIIADAIKMNKNVCLGRYFFQLEGEGKDSKVDGSERTIDVWPLNLLQPGSRDYEDVCSLFLLQMACVLNMSNKWRHARMRIFLNVETESNDQGWGEETFLELLKKLRIRASITIVPWDSVVQHHTQPEGGPPAEPNQALSDGFLSAVNCLLMEHSSQAAVRFLYLPRPPAHHSQAQQYLTQLEVVTNRLGPTLLIHGVTPVTYTDL; this is translated from the exons ATGTCAAACGAACGCACCCCTCTGATCAACACAGGGGTGTGTGGTCTGAGTGTGACCTCAGTGGCATGTGGCGCTGTGTCAGATGGCAGCCCCGAATCCAATGCTGGGTCACCAAGTAAAGACCCTCGAAAACTGAACACATTTTTCGGAGTGATGGTGCCGACCATCCTCTCCATGTTCAGCATTGTGCTGTTTCTGAGAACTG GCTTTGTGGTTGGTCACGCGGGGCTGATACAGGGTCTTTCAATGGTAATTGTAGCCTACACCATCATTTCTCTTACAATACTGTCCATCTGTGCCATCTCCACCAACGGTGCCATACAAGGCGGTGGAGCCTACT ACATGATCAGTCGTTCACTGGGCCCAGAGTTTGGAGGAAGCATCGGTTTGATGTTCTTCTTAGCcaaagtgtgtgcgtgtggagAGTACGTTCTTGGTCTTGTGGAGGCCATACTTGATGTATTTGGTTCAGATCCCG AGTCATCTGTGTCTGAGGGGGTGCGGGTGCTTCCTCAGGGTTACTGGTACACAGTGCTGTACTCTGCGGTAGTCTTGCTGCTGTGTCTGCTTGTTTGTCTGGTGGGTGCTCATATCTACTCCCGCACTGCCTTCATCATCTTGCTGGTGGTCACTGTATCACTGCTGTCCATCTTCATCAGTTCTGTGGCAGTCAAACCTCAGAACTATGTGATCACCCATCCGGGTCCTGGCAATCAGACCCTCCGCTACAATGCCAGCTACACGGGCTTCAGTGCTACCACACTGAGGAACAACCTGGGCT CTGGTTACTCTTTGGACTACAGCACCAACTCTGTCATGTCTTTTGCCACCGTGTTTGCCGTCATGTTCACCAGCTGCACTGGAATCATGGCCGGAGCCAACATGTCAG GGGAGCTGAAGACTCCAAGTGTCTCTATCCCTAAAGGCACCATCATAGCTGTCTTATACACATTCATAGTCtacgtcctcctcttcctcttggtCAGCGCCACGTGTGACAG gaCCCTGTTGATTCAGGATTATGGGTTTTTACAGCGAATAAACATCTGGCCTCCGTTTGTCACCATCGGGATATACTGCGCTTCTCTGTCAGCTGCAATGTGCTCTATGATCGGAGCGTCCCGTATCCTGCATGCTCTTGCTCTGGATCAACTCTTTG GTTTGCCGTTAGCTCCAGCTGCTATCACATCAAGCTCAGGGAATCCATGGGTGGCAGTGCTTTACACCTGGGGTCTGGCGCAG tGTGTGGTGTTTGCAGGCCAGCTCAATGCTATAGCAAGTTTGGTGACAGTTTTCTACTTGCTTGCCTACGCTGCGGTCGACTTGGCCTGTTTGGCTCTTGAATGGGCATCAGCACCAAATTTCAG ACCGACCTTCCAGCTCTTCTCCTGGCACACTTGCCTGCTGGGGATTCTGAGCTGTTTAGTGATGATGTTCGTCATTAACCCCGTGTACTCCTCCGGCAGCATCGTCCTGCTGTTACTGTTGCTGCTTTTCCTTCACTACAGATCACCCACCAGCAGCTGGGGCTACATCAGCCAGGCTCTCATCTTCCATCAG GTTCGCAAATATCTGTTGATGCTTGATGTGAGGAAAGACCACGTGAAGTTCTGGAGGCCTCAGGTGTTGTTAATGGTGGCCAATCCTCGTTCTTCCTGTCAGCTCATTCTGTTTGTCAACCAGCTGAAGAAAGGAGGGTTGTATGTGTTGGGCCACGTGCAGCTGGGAGATCTGG ATTCCCTGCCGTCAGACCCGGTCCAACAGCAGTACAACTTCTGGTTGAGCTTAGTTGATAAACTCGGGGTGAAGGCTTTTGTAGACCTGACGTTGTCTCCTTCTGTCAGACAGGGAACACAGCATCTGCTGCGAATCACAGGCCTGG GTGGTATGAAGCCAAACATGCTGATCTTGGGTTTCTATGACAGCAGCACTCCTGAAGACTTCTTCTTACAAGATAGTGCGTTCTGTGATTCATCAATAGGACAAGGCAGTGAAGGCGAATATAATTTTGGGATTGACCTGCCTTCTTTACAGGCTCATTTCCCCCCAGTCCGACACATTGAGAGCCCACGCTGGCTATCACCAGAGGAGTATGTTGGGATAATTGCTGATGCCATTAAAATGAACAAGAACGTGTGCCTCGGCCGATATTTCTTCCAGTTGGAAGGAGAGGGTAAAGATAGCAAGGTTGATGGGTCAGAGCGGACTATAGATGTGTGGCCTCTCAACCTGCTTCAGCCAGGCAGCCGAGATTATGAGGATGTGTGCAGCCTCTTTTTGCTGCAGATGGCCTGTGTGCTTAACATGTCCAACAAATGGCGCCATGCAAGAATGAGAATCTTCCTGAATGTGGAGACCGAGTCCAACGACCAGGGCTGGGGGGAAGAGACTTTTCTAGAGTTGCTGAAGAAGCTGAGAATCAGGGCATCCATAACGATTGTGCCGTGGGACTCTGTGGTACAGCACCACACTCAGCCTGAGGGTGGGCCCCCTGCAGAACCCAACCAAGCTCTGTCCGATGGCTTTTTATCGGCAGTGAACTGTTTGTTGATGGAGCACAGCTCCCAAGCTGCTGTTCGCTTCCTGTATTTACCTCGACCTCCTGCTCATCACAGCCAGGCACAGCAGTACTTAACACAGCTGGAAGTGGTGACCAATCGTTTAGGTCCAACGCTGCTGATTCATGGTGTCACCCCAGTGACATACACTGATCTCTGA